The genomic segment TGAAAAGTGTCTAATTTTACATTATTACAAGTATATTACCAAACGATATTGGTATAGTCAGATTTTCGTTGAAGATTAGGAAGCTCAAGAAGAAAGCGCTAAACCTATATAAAAATAAGATTTTTGCTGTATTGTTTCAATTTGAGAAACATGTTTTTTTGGCATGGATAACGCTTGCAATTTTGCTTTGAAAACCTTATCATAGAATTAAGATTTATTTCAGGTTAAAAATGAAATAAAAAATACATTAGATTTTATAATTGATTTCAGGGTGTTTGAGGTCGAAAAAAAGATAAATTTTAGACTTTTGTTGGAAGTATGAGTTTACGGTTTTCTATTTTTCATGACGTTAGGGCAAACGCTCTTTACAGCTTAAAGAAAAGGAGAAAAAATGGGAAAATTAGGAGTTTCCGTTTATCCAGAACGTTCAACCTTTGAAGCAGATAAAGCCTATCTTGATCTTGCTCATAAATATGGCTTCAAGCGTGTTTTTACTTCATTACTTGAGATTGATGGTGATAAAGATACTGTCCTTGCAAGTTTTAAAAAAGTTGTAGATTACGCGAATGGACTTGATATGGAAGTGATGGTTGACATCAATCCGAGTCTATTTAAACAGCTTGATATCAGCTATGATGACCTGAGCTTTTTCCATGAGATGGGGGCAGACGGTGTTCGTCTTGACATCGGATTTACAGGAGCTGAGGAAGCGCGCATGACACGTAATCCTTATGGCATCAAGATTGAAATCAATATGAGTCAAGGAACAACTTATGTTGATAGTATTATGGATTATTCTCCTGATACAGAAAAACTTCTTGGCAGTCACAACTTCTACCCACATCGTTACACAGGACTTGAGTTTAATCACTATGTGAAATGTACAGAGAAGTTTAATGGCTACAATCTCAATACAATGGCATTTGTTAATTCTCACGCAGCAACATTTGGACCGTGGCCAACTCAAGATGGACTATGTACCCTTGAAGATCACCGCGACCTTGACATTGCAACACAAGTGAAGCATTACAAACTTCTCGGAGGGATTAATGACGTCACTATCGCTAATGCTTATGCAAGTGAAGAAGAACTGAGAGCAATGAGCGAAGCATTTAATGCTGCCATGCCAGAACTTAAAGTTGTTCCACGTGAAACGATTACTGAAGCAGAACGTAAATGTCTTTACGAAGCGACTCACAGCTACCGTGGTGATAAATCAGCCTATATGCTTCGCTCCACCATGACACGTGTTATTTATAAAGACCTTGATTTTCCACCACATGATAATTACACCATTCAACGAGGCGATGTTATTGTTGACAACAATGGTTATGGGCAATATAAAGGTGAAACCCAAATTGCTCTACGTGAAATGGAAAATGATGGACGTGTGAATGTTGTGGGACGTATTTCTGATGATGAGCTCTTTTTACTTGATTTCTTGAAACCGTGGAGTTCTTTCAAATTTATCGAAAGTAATTAGAAAATAAAGTGTTTCACCAACTAAATCTGTTTTGAATTTCAAAATAAGTTGTGAACCATCTTCAAAGTTGGCTGTCAGTATTGACGGCTCTTATAAAACTTGAAAGGGTACCCTTTCTCTTTTGCAAAGCAAAAGAGAAATACTTACAGTCCCTTATCTCTTTCTGTCAGTACTGACAGAAACTTAACCTCGTTCAAAAATATTTTTTGAGTAATTTATTATTAATTTCAAAGGAGGAAATTCCATGAACGGAATTACTGCGTGGATGGAGAAATATCTCGTCCCAATTGCGGCAAAAATCGGGTCTCAAAAACACTTGGTTGCGCTGCGTGACTCATTCATTGGAATGTTGCCAGCAACACTTGCTGGTGCAATGGCTGCGTTAATCTCAGCTATCGTTACAACATTCCCATCAGCTCTTCAACAGATGATTCAAGGACCAACTAAGGCAGCGGCTTCAGCAGCAGCTGGTACAGGGTGGACTTTGGCAAATACACCTGTTTTCAAAGAGTTAAACAACATCTCAGGACTTGTTAACCAAGGTACCCTAACAGTTATCGGTCTTATCTTTGCCTTTTCTTGGGTTACAACTTGGCGCGTGCTTATGGAGTCAATGACTTGGCTGGTGGTATTGTATCAACAGCAACATTGATGATGGGCTTACCAAACCAATTTGGTCGTTTCACTACAGCACTTGCTAATATTGGTGGA from the Lactococcus allomyrinae genome contains:
- a CDS encoding DUF871 domain-containing protein, which codes for MGKLGVSVYPERSTFEADKAYLDLAHKYGFKRVFTSLLEIDGDKDTVLASFKKVVDYANGLDMEVMVDINPSLFKQLDISYDDLSFFHEMGADGVRLDIGFTGAEEARMTRNPYGIKIEINMSQGTTYVDSIMDYSPDTEKLLGSHNFYPHRYTGLEFNHYVKCTEKFNGYNLNTMAFVNSHAATFGPWPTQDGLCTLEDHRDLDIATQVKHYKLLGGINDVTIANAYASEEELRAMSEAFNAAMPELKVVPRETITEAERKCLYEATHSYRGDKSAYMLRSTMTRVIYKDLDFPPHDNYTIQRGDVIVDNNGYGQYKGETQIALREMENDGRVNVVGRISDDELFLLDFLKPWSSFKFIESN